A window of Marinobacter sp. es.042 genomic DNA:
CGTTCAAGATTGCCCTGCCCAATGTAGGCCGTGGCAAGTTTTACATAGTTATCGAGCGCTTCCTGCTGATCTGCTTCCCGTGAAAACCGACTGTCGGTAGTGGTAACGCAACCTGTAACCAGCAGGGTCAGCAACAGGGTGGCCAACACGAATGAACGTCGGTTTGCTGGTGGTTTTATCACGGGTGTCCCCTTCCTCGATTGGGCTGCAAGACGTATCTGGTTCAGGGATTCACCTGCTGAACCTGAATATACCGCTGACTCCGCCGGGTTCTGTCCTCGACCCGCCCGACCAGTTGCCCACAGGCGGCGTCAATGTCATCGCCCCGCGTGGTTCTGATAGTGGTGATGTAGCCAGCTTCGTTTAGAACGTTCTGGAACCGCCGCGTGGCATTCATGCTCGGTCTCCGGAAATCGCTCTCCGGAAACGGGTTGAAGGGAATCAGGTTGATCTTGCACGGAAGATCCCGCAACAGCACCGCCAGTTCCCGGGCGTGCTCGGGCTGATCGTTCATCCCCTCGATAACGGTGTACTCGATCGTAGCCTTACGCTTGTCTGGCAAACGGGCGAAATACCGCTTGGTGGCCGCAAGCAGCTCTGAGATCGGGTACTTTTTATTCAACGGAACCAGTTTGTTACGCAGTTCATCATTCGGGGCATGCAGGGAAATGGCCAGTGAAACATCGGTAACTTCCGACAGGCGATCCAGCGCAGGCACCACGCCAGAGGTACTGAGGGTCACCCGGCGCTTGGAGATCCCGTACGCAAGATCCTCCATCATGAGGTTCATGGCGTCCACGACATTGTCAAAATTGAGCAGGGGCTCGCCCATGCCCATCATGACCACGTTGGTAATCGGCCGATCGGGGCCCGGCTCAAAAGGCATGAAGGCCTTGCGCGCAACCCACACCTGGCCAATGACTTCCGCCGCAGTCAGATTACGGTTAAAGCCCCGCTTGCCGGTGGAGCAGAAAGTGCAGTCCAGGCTGCAACCAATCTGTGAGGAAACGCAGAGTGTGCCGCGTTCGCCATCGGGAATCAGTACCGTCTCCACGCTGTTGCCGTTGTCCATGCGCATCACCCATTTGCGGGTGCCGTCTTTGGAGGTTTCGTCGTACACCACCTCAGGACCACGGATCTCGGCAAC
This region includes:
- the rlmN gene encoding 23S rRNA (adenine(2503)-C(2))-methyltransferase RlmN translates to MTAAAEKTNLLGMPKAKLEAFFESLGEKRFRATQVLQWIHQRGADDFDQMTNMSKALREKLKQVAEIRGPEVVYDETSKDGTRKWVMRMDNGNSVETVLIPDGERGTLCVSSQIGCSLDCTFCSTGKRGFNRNLTAAEVIGQVWVARKAFMPFEPGPDRPITNVVMMGMGEPLLNFDNVVDAMNLMMEDLAYGISKRRVTLSTSGVVPALDRLSEVTDVSLAISLHAPNDELRNKLVPLNKKYPISELLAATKRYFARLPDKRKATIEYTVIEGMNDQPEHARELAVLLRDLPCKINLIPFNPFPESDFRRPSMNATRRFQNVLNEAGYITTIRTTRGDDIDAACGQLVGRVEDRTRRSQRYIQVQQVNP